Proteins encoded in a region of the Streptomyces sp. NBC_00258 genome:
- a CDS encoding TcmI family type II polyketide cyclase: MHSTLIVARMEPGSADDVARLFNRFDDTEMPHLMGTRRRQLFSYRGLYFHLQDFDNEDGGERIEQAKTDPRFVGISDDLKPFIEAYDPATWRSPADAMAQRFYHWTAL, encoded by the coding sequence ATGCACAGCACGCTGATCGTGGCCCGAATGGAGCCCGGATCCGCCGACGACGTCGCGCGTCTGTTCAACAGGTTCGACGACACCGAGATGCCGCACCTGATGGGGACCCGGCGCCGCCAGCTCTTCTCGTACCGGGGCCTCTACTTCCATCTGCAGGACTTCGACAACGAGGACGGCGGCGAGCGGATCGAGCAGGCCAAGACGGACCCCCGGTTCGTCGGGATCAGCGACGACCTCAAGCCGTTCATCGAGGCGTACGACCCGGCGACCTGGCGCTCCCCCGCCGACGCGATGGCCCAGCGCTTCTACCACTGGACCGCACTGTGA
- a CDS encoding beta-ketoacyl-[acyl-carrier-protein] synthase family protein, which yields MTAAGGRRVVITGIGVTAPGGVGAKNFWSLLTDGRTATRRISFFDPSPFRSQVAAEADFDAALLGLGPQEIRRMDRAAQFAVVTAREAVADSGLEFEGLDPHRTGVTIGSAVGATMGLDEEYRTVSDNGRLDLVDHTYAVPHLYNYLVPSSFAAEVAWAVGAEGPSTVVSTGCTSGLDSVGYAAELIREGAADVMVAGAADAPISPITVACFDAIKATTPRNDDPEHASRPFDGTRNGFVLGEGAAVFVLEELGAARARGAHIYAEIAGYATRSNAFHMTGLRPDGREMAEAIRVAMDEARLNPEDIDYINAHGSGTKQNDRHETAAFKHSLGSRAYDVPVSSIKSMVGHSLGAIGSIEIAASAMAMEHGAVPPTANLHTPDPECDLDYVPLTARDWRTDAVLSVGSGFGGFQSAIVLARPDRAERSAA from the coding sequence GTGACCGCGGCCGGCGGCCGGCGGGTCGTGATCACCGGTATCGGGGTGACCGCGCCGGGCGGCGTGGGCGCCAAGAACTTCTGGAGTCTGCTGACCGACGGGCGCACCGCCACCCGCCGCATCAGCTTCTTCGATCCGTCGCCGTTCCGCTCGCAGGTGGCCGCCGAGGCCGACTTCGACGCGGCGCTGCTGGGGCTCGGCCCACAGGAGATCCGGCGCATGGACCGGGCCGCCCAGTTCGCGGTCGTCACGGCGCGCGAGGCGGTCGCCGACAGCGGGCTGGAGTTCGAGGGCCTCGACCCGCACCGCACCGGGGTGACCATCGGCAGCGCGGTCGGCGCGACGATGGGGCTCGACGAGGAGTACCGGACCGTCAGCGACAACGGGCGGCTCGACCTGGTCGACCACACCTACGCCGTGCCGCACCTCTACAACTACCTGGTGCCCAGCTCGTTCGCCGCCGAGGTGGCCTGGGCGGTCGGCGCCGAGGGCCCCAGCACGGTGGTCTCCACGGGCTGCACCTCGGGCCTCGACTCGGTGGGATACGCCGCCGAGCTGATCCGGGAGGGCGCCGCCGACGTCATGGTGGCCGGTGCCGCGGACGCCCCGATCTCGCCGATCACGGTGGCCTGTTTCGACGCCATCAAGGCGACCACCCCGCGCAACGACGACCCGGAGCACGCCTCACGGCCCTTCGACGGCACCCGCAACGGGTTCGTCCTGGGCGAGGGTGCCGCCGTGTTCGTCCTGGAGGAGCTGGGCGCCGCCCGGGCCCGCGGCGCCCACATCTACGCGGAGATCGCCGGGTACGCGACACGCAGCAACGCCTTCCACATGACCGGACTCCGGCCCGACGGGCGGGAGATGGCGGAGGCCATCCGGGTGGCGATGGACGAGGCCCGGCTGAACCCCGAGGACATCGACTACATCAACGCGCACGGATCCGGCACCAAGCAGAACGACCGGCACGAGACCGCCGCGTTCAAGCACAGCCTGGGCAGCCGCGCCTACGACGTACCGGTCAGCTCCATCAAGTCGATGGTCGGGCACTCGCTCGGCGCGATCGGCTCGATCGAGATCGCCGCGTCCGCGATGGCCATGGAGCACGGTGCCGTGCCGCCCACCGCCAATCTGCACACCCCCGACCCCGAGTGCGATCTCGACTATGTGCCGCTCACGGCGCGCGACTGGCGGACCGACGCGGTGCTCTCCGTGGGCAGTGGCTTCGGCGGCTTCCAGAGCGCCATCGTGCTGGCCCGCCCGGACCGGGCCGAGAGGAGCGCCGCATGA
- a CDS encoding NADPH-dependent FMN reductase, protein MSDLNDSPLQVAALVGSTRGGRFGPVVADWLLSQIAQRKDMEVDLVDLVETPLPTVMPAFGEQLPDKDLALLGAVAPRMESADAFIIITPEYNHSYPAALKNAIDWHNPQWHAKPVAFVSYGGISGGLRAVEHLRLVLAELNAMTIRNTVSFHNYGDKFDSDGKPLDPDCDVAAKALLDQLAWWGEALRDARTARPYTG, encoded by the coding sequence ATGAGTGACCTGAACGACAGCCCTCTGCAGGTGGCGGCCCTCGTCGGCAGCACGAGGGGCGGACGCTTCGGTCCGGTCGTGGCCGACTGGCTGCTGAGCCAGATCGCCCAGCGCAAGGACATGGAGGTCGACCTCGTCGACCTGGTGGAGACACCCCTGCCGACCGTCATGCCGGCCTTCGGAGAACAACTCCCGGACAAGGACCTGGCCCTGCTCGGCGCGGTCGCCCCGCGCATGGAGTCGGCCGACGCCTTCATCATCATCACGCCGGAGTACAACCACAGTTATCCGGCGGCCCTGAAGAACGCGATCGACTGGCACAACCCGCAGTGGCACGCCAAGCCCGTCGCCTTCGTCTCCTACGGCGGCATCTCCGGCGGCCTGCGTGCCGTCGAGCACCTGCGGCTCGTCCTCGCCGAGCTGAACGCCATGACGATCCGCAACACCGTCAGCTTCCACAACTACGGCGACAAGTTCGACTCGGACGGCAAGCCCCTCGACCCGGACTGCGACGTCGCGGCCAAGGCCCTGCTCGACCAACTGGCCTGGTGGGGAGAGGCACTTCGGGACGCCCGCACCGCTCGCCCGTACACCGGCTGA
- the fabG gene encoding 3-oxoacyl-ACP reductase FabG, with amino-acid sequence MTTATPDSTAKKVAVVTGATSGIGLAVTRLLAEQGHRVFLCARTEDGVTRTVKELLDEGLDVDGAVCDVREGEDVKRFVRQAVERFGPIDVLVNNAGRSGGGPTAGIADELWYDVIATNLHSVFLMSREVLNSGGMAAKERGRIINIASTAGKQGVVLGAPYSASKHGVVGFTKALGNELAPTGITVNAVCPGYVETPMAQRVRQGYAAAYDTSEDAILQKFQAKIPLGRYSTPDEVAGLVGYLASDTAASITSQALNVCGGLGNF; translated from the coding sequence ATGACGACTGCCACGCCCGACAGCACAGCGAAGAAGGTCGCCGTCGTCACCGGCGCGACCAGCGGTATCGGTCTCGCGGTGACCCGGCTCCTCGCCGAGCAGGGTCACCGGGTGTTCCTGTGCGCCCGCACCGAGGACGGTGTGACCCGCACGGTCAAGGAACTCCTCGACGAGGGCCTCGACGTCGACGGCGCCGTCTGCGACGTACGCGAGGGCGAGGACGTGAAGCGCTTCGTGCGGCAGGCCGTCGAGCGCTTCGGCCCCATCGACGTCCTGGTCAACAACGCGGGCCGCAGCGGCGGCGGCCCCACCGCCGGCATCGCCGACGAACTCTGGTACGACGTCATCGCCACGAACCTGCACAGCGTGTTCCTGATGAGCCGCGAGGTGCTCAACTCGGGCGGCATGGCGGCCAAGGAGCGCGGCCGGATCATCAACATCGCCTCCACCGCCGGAAAGCAGGGTGTCGTGCTCGGCGCCCCCTACTCGGCCTCCAAGCACGGCGTCGTCGGCTTCACCAAGGCCCTCGGCAACGAACTGGCCCCGACCGGCATCACCGTCAACGCCGTGTGCCCCGGCTACGTCGAGACGCCGATGGCCCAGCGCGTACGGCAGGGCTACGCGGCCGCGTACGACACCTCCGAGGACGCGATCCTGCAGAAGTTCCAGGCGAAGATCCCGCTCGGCCGCTACTCCACGCCCGACGAGGTGGCCGGCCTGGTCGGCTACCTCGCCTCCGACACCGCCGCCTCCATCACCTCGCAGGCCCTGAACGTCTGCGGCGGCCTCGGCAACTTCTGA
- a CDS encoding aromatase/cyclase, with protein sequence MTVREVEHEITVEAPAAEVYRLIAEVGNWPLIFPPTVHVDHLERGAREERIRIWATANGAAKGWTSRRTLDPEARRITFRQEVSAPPVASMGGTWIIEPAGEGASRVRLLHDYRAVDDDPQGLEWIDQAVDRNSRSELAALKGNVERVTGSAELTLSFTDSLEIKGAAKDVYDFINEAQLWSERLPHVEQVSLTEDSPGLQVLRMDTLTKDGSVHTTESIRVCFPHSRIVYKQTTLPALMNLHTGYWQLDESADGVTTATSQHTVILNTENITGILGEEAGIPEAREFIRNALGNNSRATLGHAKAYAEARR encoded by the coding sequence ATGACCGTCCGTGAGGTCGAGCACGAGATCACTGTGGAAGCCCCGGCCGCCGAGGTGTACCGGCTGATCGCGGAGGTCGGGAACTGGCCGCTGATCTTCCCGCCGACCGTCCACGTCGACCACCTCGAACGCGGCGCGCGCGAGGAACGCATCCGCATCTGGGCCACCGCCAACGGCGCGGCCAAGGGCTGGACTTCGCGCCGCACGCTGGACCCCGAGGCCCGGCGCATCACGTTCCGCCAGGAGGTGTCCGCCCCGCCGGTGGCGTCGATGGGCGGTACGTGGATCATCGAGCCGGCCGGCGAGGGCGCGTCCCGGGTGCGTCTGCTGCACGACTACCGGGCGGTCGACGACGACCCTCAGGGCCTGGAGTGGATCGACCAGGCCGTCGACCGCAACAGCCGGTCCGAGCTGGCCGCGCTGAAGGGCAACGTCGAACGCGTCACCGGGTCCGCCGAGCTGACCCTGTCGTTCACCGACAGCCTGGAGATCAAGGGCGCCGCCAAGGACGTCTACGACTTCATCAACGAGGCGCAGCTGTGGAGCGAGCGGCTCCCGCACGTCGAGCAGGTCTCGCTGACCGAGGACTCGCCCGGCCTGCAGGTCCTGCGGATGGACACGCTGACCAAGGACGGCTCGGTCCACACCACCGAGTCGATCCGGGTCTGCTTCCCGCACTCCCGGATCGTCTACAAGCAGACGACGCTGCCGGCGCTGATGAACCTGCACACCGGCTACTGGCAGCTCGACGAGTCGGCCGACGGCGTCACCACCGCCACCTCACAGCACACGGTGATCCTCAACACGGAGAACATCACCGGAATCCTGGGCGAGGAGGCCGGGATTCCCGAGGCCCGCGAGTTCATCCGCAACGCGCTGGGCAACAACAGCCGGGCGACGCTCGGCCACGCCAAGGCGTACGCCGAAGCGCGGCGCTGA
- a CDS encoding MDR family MFS transporter has translation MTTDTTETGGTADTPPQAAGKLPYLGIFGLMLGIFLATLDGQIVSIALPTIVGDLGGLDHFSWSVTAYLLTMAAATPIWGKLGDLKGRKGAYMWSVLLFLVGTVLCGLAQDMPQLIAFRAIQGLGAGGLMVGALSVIGVLVPAHERGRVQSMVGVMLPVAFVGGPLLGGFITDALDWRWVFYVNVPFGVLALFAVAKGVRLPKERSGGRIDYPGTALLTTAILSLTLLATWAGTRYDWGSAQIVLLAVVAAVAVAGFVRVEQRVAEPVIPPRLFRSRDFALAQTLSFLVGAVLVSVINYLPQYMQFVQGSTSTVSGMQILPLMMGMLAAQLTTGRLMDRGGLERVVPITGGAVTVVGALLLLLLDTDTPVFVASALTLVLGIGVGILMQSTLLTTMNTAPPRDMGAATGTVTLLRTIGGSLGVAALGAVHLGRMTDELAARLGERGAEQLTSGGELTPSSVDGMSGRVRGVVQEAFTSGLHGVLVGTALLSAVAFALAWFVRGTPAPKTPESAGDSRPAQVPATTTD, from the coding sequence ATGACCACCGACACGACGGAGACCGGCGGCACCGCGGACACGCCTCCGCAGGCCGCCGGGAAGCTGCCCTACCTCGGCATCTTCGGGCTCATGCTCGGCATCTTCCTGGCCACCCTCGACGGACAGATCGTCAGCATCGCCTTGCCGACCATCGTCGGCGACCTCGGCGGCCTCGACCACTTCTCCTGGTCCGTCACGGCCTACCTGCTCACCATGGCCGCCGCCACCCCGATCTGGGGCAAGCTCGGGGACCTCAAGGGCCGCAAGGGCGCCTACATGTGGTCCGTGCTGCTCTTCCTGGTCGGCACCGTCCTGTGCGGACTGGCCCAGGACATGCCACAGCTCATCGCCTTCCGCGCCATCCAGGGCCTCGGTGCCGGCGGACTCATGGTCGGCGCGCTGTCGGTCATCGGCGTACTGGTTCCCGCGCACGAACGAGGCCGCGTCCAGTCGATGGTCGGCGTGATGCTGCCGGTCGCCTTCGTCGGCGGACCGCTGCTCGGCGGCTTCATCACCGACGCCCTCGACTGGCGCTGGGTGTTCTACGTCAACGTGCCCTTCGGCGTCCTCGCGCTGTTCGCGGTCGCCAAAGGCGTACGGCTGCCGAAGGAGCGCTCCGGCGGACGGATCGACTACCCCGGTACGGCTCTGCTGACCACCGCCATCCTCTCGCTCACCCTGCTGGCCACCTGGGCCGGCACCCGCTACGACTGGGGATCGGCGCAGATCGTGCTGCTCGCCGTCGTCGCGGCCGTGGCCGTCGCCGGATTCGTCCGGGTGGAACAGCGGGTGGCGGAACCCGTCATCCCGCCGCGGCTGTTCCGCAGCCGTGACTTCGCCCTCGCCCAGACGCTCAGCTTCCTGGTCGGCGCCGTGCTGGTCTCGGTGATCAACTACCTGCCCCAGTACATGCAGTTCGTGCAGGGCTCCACCTCCACCGTCAGCGGTATGCAGATCCTGCCGCTGATGATGGGCATGCTGGCCGCGCAGCTGACCACCGGGCGGCTGATGGACCGCGGCGGCCTGGAGCGGGTGGTACCGATCACCGGCGGTGCCGTCACGGTCGTCGGCGCACTGCTGCTGCTCCTGCTGGACACGGACACCCCGGTGTTCGTCGCCTCGGCCCTCACCCTGGTGCTCGGCATCGGCGTCGGCATCCTGATGCAGAGCACGCTGCTCACCACGATGAACACGGCACCGCCGCGCGACATGGGAGCCGCCACCGGAACGGTCACGCTGCTGCGCACGATCGGCGGTTCACTCGGCGTCGCCGCGCTCGGTGCCGTGCACCTGGGCCGTATGACGGACGAGCTCGCCGCCCGACTGGGCGAGCGCGGCGCCGAACAGCTCACCTCCGGCGGCGAGTTGACCCCGTCGTCGGTCGACGGGATGTCCGGCCGGGTGCGCGGCGTCGTCCAGGAGGCCTTCACCAGCGGCCTGCACGGCGTCCTCGTCGGCACCGCCCTGCTCTCGGCCGTCGCCTTCGCCCTCGCCTGGTTCGTCCGTGGGACCCCGGCCCCCAAGACCCCCGAATCGGCCGGGGATTCACGGCCCGCCCAGGTCCCCGCGACGACCACGGACTGA
- a CDS encoding TetR/AcrR family transcriptional regulator: MATRRKEEKQVTPEPSEPRETVSLWERLNRPAPAPRSTLTPQRIAAAAVAIADTEGLDAVTMRRLAADLGAAPMAAYRYVSGKDELLELMVDHVYGELSLPGDAKDWRDAMRALALRTRTVLLGHPWVARTAVFTLTPNQLAVPERALAALDGLDLDADTMMAVFRTVDSYVQGAVGFEIGLNELMREQGWSSANEARTGLAPRMTWLMGTGRYPTYERYLREASRKDDLEWQFETGLESVLDGISARLGI, translated from the coding sequence ATGGCCACTCGCAGGAAAGAGGAGAAGCAGGTGACGCCGGAGCCGTCCGAGCCCAGGGAGACCGTCTCCCTCTGGGAACGCCTCAACCGCCCCGCGCCCGCCCCGCGCTCCACTCTCACCCCGCAGCGCATCGCCGCGGCCGCCGTGGCGATCGCCGACACGGAAGGCCTCGACGCCGTCACCATGCGGCGCCTCGCGGCCGACCTGGGGGCCGCGCCGATGGCGGCGTACCGCTATGTCTCCGGCAAGGACGAGCTGCTGGAGCTGATGGTCGACCACGTGTACGGCGAGCTGTCGCTGCCCGGAGACGCCAAGGACTGGCGGGACGCCATGCGGGCCCTCGCCCTGCGCACCAGGACCGTGCTCCTCGGGCACCCCTGGGTGGCCCGCACGGCGGTGTTCACGCTGACCCCCAACCAGCTGGCCGTCCCCGAGCGGGCCCTGGCCGCGCTCGACGGGCTCGACCTGGACGCCGACACGATGATGGCGGTCTTCCGCACCGTCGACTCCTATGTGCAGGGCGCAGTGGGCTTCGAGATCGGCCTCAACGAGCTGATGCGGGAGCAGGGCTGGTCCAGCGCGAACGAGGCGCGCACCGGTCTGGCCCCACGCATGACGTGGCTGATGGGCACCGGCCGTTACCCGACGTACGAGCGTTACCTCCGCGAGGCGAGCCGCAAGGACGACCTGGAGTGGCAGTTCGAGACGGGCCTGGAGTCGGTCCTCGACGGGATCTCCGCACGCCTGGGCATCTGA
- a CDS encoding ketosynthase chain-length factor: MSAAVRVAVTGLGVAAPNGLGVEAYWSATRAGASGIGRVTRFDPAQYPARLAGEIKEFSGLEHLPARLLPQTDRMTQVALAGTDWAFADAGVDPAELPEYDMGVITASSSGGFEFGQKELKALWSQGSRYVSAYQSFAWFYAVNSGQISIRNGMRGPSGVVVGDQAGGLDAVAQARRQIRKGTPLVVSGGIDASICPWGWVAQMAGDRLSTSDDPARAYVPFDAAARGHVPGEGGALLVLEDLERARERGARQIYGEVAGYGSTFDPRPGSGRPPGLCKAIELALADAESNARDIDVVFADGAALPELDRIEADAITGVFGARGVPVSVPKTMTGRLYSGAAPLDLAAACLAIRDSVIPASVGTRLSDAYALDLVTDRPRDAAVRSALILARGQGGFNSAVVVRAVDE, encoded by the coding sequence ATGAGCGCCGCCGTACGCGTGGCCGTCACCGGGCTCGGCGTCGCCGCGCCCAACGGCCTCGGCGTGGAGGCGTACTGGTCGGCGACCCGGGCCGGCGCAAGCGGCATCGGCCGGGTCACCCGCTTCGACCCCGCGCAGTATCCGGCCCGACTGGCGGGCGAGATCAAGGAGTTCAGCGGCCTTGAGCATCTCCCGGCAAGGCTGCTGCCGCAGACCGACCGGATGACGCAGGTCGCCCTGGCCGGCACGGACTGGGCGTTCGCCGACGCGGGTGTCGATCCCGCCGAGCTGCCCGAGTACGACATGGGCGTCATCACGGCGAGTTCCTCGGGCGGCTTCGAGTTCGGCCAGAAGGAGCTCAAGGCGCTCTGGAGCCAGGGCAGTCGGTACGTCAGCGCCTACCAGTCGTTCGCCTGGTTCTACGCCGTCAACAGCGGCCAGATCTCCATCCGCAACGGGATGCGTGGCCCCAGCGGCGTGGTCGTCGGCGACCAGGCGGGCGGCCTCGACGCGGTCGCACAGGCCCGGCGGCAGATCCGCAAGGGCACGCCCCTGGTGGTGTCCGGCGGGATCGACGCCTCCATCTGCCCCTGGGGCTGGGTCGCCCAGATGGCCGGGGACCGGCTGAGCACCAGTGACGACCCGGCGCGGGCGTACGTGCCCTTCGACGCGGCGGCGCGCGGCCATGTGCCGGGCGAGGGCGGGGCGTTGCTCGTCCTGGAGGACCTGGAGCGGGCCCGCGAGCGCGGCGCCCGGCAGATCTACGGGGAGGTCGCGGGGTACGGCTCCACCTTCGACCCCCGGCCCGGCAGCGGACGGCCGCCCGGCCTGTGCAAGGCGATCGAACTCGCCCTGGCCGACGCCGAGTCGAACGCTCGTGACATCGACGTAGTGTTCGCCGACGGCGCCGCCCTGCCCGAGCTCGACCGTATCGAGGCCGACGCGATCACCGGTGTCTTCGGGGCCCGCGGGGTCCCGGTCAGCGTGCCCAAGACGATGACCGGACGGCTCTACTCCGGCGCGGCCCCGCTGGATCTGGCCGCCGCGTGCCTCGCCATCCGGGACAGCGTGATCCCGGCCTCGGTCGGCACCCGTCTCAGCGACGCCTACGCGCTCGACCTGGTCACCGACCGCCCGCGCGACGCCGCGGTCCGCTCGGCCCTGATCCTCGCCCGCGGACAGGGCGGCTTCAACTCGGCCGTGGTGGTACGGGCCGTCGACGAGTGA
- a CDS encoding acyl carrier protein → MPAHEFTIEDLRRILRDGAGADEAVDLDGDILDTDFESLGYESLALLETSGRIEREFGITLDDDTVTEAKTPRALLGAVNSFLVPARSS, encoded by the coding sequence ATGCCCGCTCACGAGTTCACCATCGAAGACCTTCGGCGCATTCTGCGCGACGGGGCCGGCGCCGATGAGGCCGTCGACCTGGACGGCGACATTCTCGACACGGACTTCGAGTCGCTCGGATACGAGTCCCTGGCCCTGCTGGAGACCAGCGGCCGGATCGAGCGCGAGTTCGGGATCACGCTCGACGACGACACGGTGACGGAGGCGAAGACACCGCGCGCGCTGCTCGGCGCCGTCAACTCCTTCCTGGTCCCCGCCCGGTCCAGCTGA
- a CDS encoding FAD-dependent monooxygenase: protein MDASVIVAGAGPTGLTLAAELRLAGVDVIVVDRLAERTGESRGLGFTTRTMEVFDQRGLLPRFGDMGTSNAGHFGGLPVDFAVLDSVHQAAKTVPQSTTETMLEGWAGELGVDIRRGHELLAVRDTTDGVEVDVRGPDGEQRLTAHYLVGCDGGRSTVRKAIGFDFPGTAATLEMYLADIKGVELEPRLIGETVDGGMVMVGPLGDGGITRIIVCERGTPPRRRTEPPSYEEVAAAWQRLTGIDISHAEPVWVSAFGDATRLVTEYRRGRILLAGDAAHIHLPAGGQGMNTGIQDAANLGWKLAAVVRGTAPEELLDTYHGERYPVGQRLMMNTKAQGLLFLSGDEVQPLRDVLRELIQYEEVSRHLAGMVSGLEIRYDVGPGRHPLLGLRMPHLELVGDRRKTSSTELLRSARGVLLDLEDNAVLRDRAAGWSDRVDIVTAAPHGLSDDSPLAGTSAVLVRPDGHVAWAAPGSHHDLPMVLERWFGPSRGPKS, encoded by the coding sequence ATGGATGCTTCGGTCATAGTCGCCGGCGCGGGGCCCACCGGCCTCACGCTCGCCGCAGAGCTGCGTCTGGCGGGGGTCGACGTCATCGTCGTCGACCGGCTCGCCGAGCGGACGGGCGAGTCGCGTGGCCTCGGTTTCACCACACGCACGATGGAGGTCTTCGACCAACGCGGGCTGCTGCCCCGCTTCGGCGACATGGGGACCAGCAACGCCGGACACTTCGGAGGACTGCCGGTCGACTTCGCCGTACTGGACAGCGTGCACCAGGCGGCCAAGACGGTGCCGCAGTCGACCACCGAGACCATGCTCGAGGGCTGGGCCGGTGAACTGGGCGTGGACATCCGCCGCGGCCACGAACTGCTCGCCGTGCGCGACACCACCGACGGCGTGGAGGTCGACGTACGCGGGCCGGACGGCGAACAGCGGCTGACCGCTCACTATCTCGTGGGGTGCGACGGCGGGCGCAGCACGGTGCGCAAGGCCATCGGCTTCGACTTCCCCGGCACGGCGGCGACGCTGGAGATGTACCTCGCGGACATCAAGGGCGTCGAGCTCGAACCCCGGCTCATCGGGGAGACCGTGGACGGCGGCATGGTCATGGTCGGGCCGCTCGGCGACGGCGGGATCACCCGCATCATCGTCTGCGAGCGGGGCACCCCGCCCAGGCGGCGCACCGAGCCCCCCTCGTACGAGGAGGTCGCGGCGGCCTGGCAGCGGCTCACCGGTATCGACATCTCGCACGCCGAGCCGGTGTGGGTCAGCGCCTTCGGAGACGCGACCCGTCTGGTCACCGAGTACCGGCGCGGCCGGATCCTGCTGGCGGGCGACGCCGCGCACATCCATCTCCCGGCCGGCGGACAGGGCATGAACACCGGCATCCAGGACGCCGCCAACCTCGGCTGGAAGCTGGCCGCCGTCGTCCGGGGCACCGCGCCCGAGGAACTGCTCGACACCTACCACGGCGAGCGGTACCCCGTCGGACAGCGGCTGATGATGAACACCAAGGCACAGGGGCTCCTCTTCCTGAGCGGCGACGAGGTGCAGCCGCTGCGGGACGTGCTCCGCGAGCTGATCCAGTACGAGGAGGTCAGCCGCCATCTCGCCGGCATGGTGAGCGGCCTGGAGATCCGGTACGACGTCGGGCCCGGCCGCCATCCCCTGCTCGGCCTGCGCATGCCGCACCTGGAACTGGTCGGCGACCGGCGCAAGACCAGCAGCACCGAACTGCTTCGCTCGGCCCGGGGCGTGCTCCTGGACCTGGAGGACAACGCCGTCCTGCGCGACCGGGCGGCCGGCTGGTCGGACCGCGTGGACATCGTCACGGCCGCACCGCACGGCCTGTCCGACGACAGCCCGCTGGCCGGCACCTCGGCCGTGCTGGTGCGCCCCGACGGACATGTGGCGTGGGCCGCGCCCGGCAGCCATCACGACCTGCCGATGGTGCTGGAGCGCTGGTTCGGCCCGTCGAGGGGCCCGAAGTCCTGA